Proteins encoded together in one Sphingomonas radiodurans window:
- a CDS encoding aspartate kinase — translation MARIVMKFGGTSMAGIERIRAVAGRVKREVAAGNQVAVVVSAMAGETDRLVGFCREASALYDPCEYDVVVSAGEQITSGLLAIALQAISVPARSWLGWQLPIDTSDAFATARIGTVGTEALLASMGAGEVAVIPGFQGVHAGRVTTLGRGGSDTSAVAVAAAIKADRCDIYTDVDGVYTTDPRIVPRARKLAKVTYEEMLELASVGAKVLQTRSVGLAMKEQVRVQVLSSFTGEDAPMADTLPGTMIVGEEEVTDVERQLITGIAHDKNEAKITLTAVPDKPGSVSAIFEPLAAANINVDMIIQNIAHGSASTDVTFTVPAADLARSIEALNQARGAIGFGELVHDTRVAKISVVGVGMRSHAGVASTMFSTLGARGINILAISTSEIKVSVLIHEDETELAVRVLHTAYGLDAEEAA, via the coding sequence GTGGCCCGCATCGTGATGAAATTCGGCGGTACCTCGATGGCGGGGATCGAGCGCATTCGCGCGGTCGCGGGCCGGGTGAAGCGCGAGGTCGCGGCGGGAAACCAAGTCGCGGTGGTCGTTTCGGCGATGGCCGGGGAGACCGACCGGCTGGTCGGTTTCTGCCGCGAAGCGAGTGCGCTGTACGATCCGTGCGAATATGACGTGGTCGTCTCGGCGGGCGAACAGATCACCAGCGGGCTGCTGGCGATCGCGCTGCAGGCGATCAGCGTTCCGGCGCGGTCGTGGCTCGGCTGGCAATTGCCGATCGACACGTCCGACGCCTTCGCGACCGCACGGATCGGGACGGTCGGCACCGAGGCGCTGCTCGCCAGCATGGGCGCGGGCGAAGTAGCGGTCATCCCGGGGTTCCAGGGCGTGCATGCCGGACGGGTGACAACGCTGGGGCGTGGTGGATCGGATACGTCGGCGGTGGCGGTGGCGGCGGCGATCAAGGCGGACCGGTGCGACATCTACACCGATGTCGACGGCGTCTATACGACCGACCCGCGCATTGTGCCGCGCGCGCGCAAGCTCGCCAAGGTGACGTACGAGGAGATGCTCGAGCTCGCCAGCGTGGGCGCCAAAGTGCTGCAGACACGCTCGGTTGGGCTCGCGATGAAGGAACAGGTGCGCGTTCAGGTGCTGTCGTCGTTCACCGGCGAGGACGCACCGATGGCGGATACATTGCCCGGCACGATGATCGTCGGCGAAGAGGAGGTTACAGACGTGGAACGCCAGCTGATCACCGGGATCGCGCACGACAAGAATGAGGCGAAGATCACGCTGACCGCCGTGCCCGACAAGCCGGGTTCGGTGTCGGCGATCTTCGAGCCGCTGGCCGCGGCGAACATCAACGTCGACATGATCATCCAGAATATCGCGCACGGATCGGCGTCGACCGATGTGACGTTCACCGTGCCGGCGGCTGACCTGGCGCGGTCGATCGAGGCGCTGAACCAGGCGCGTGGCGCGATCGGCTTCGGCGAGCTGGTGCATGATACGCGCGTGGCGAAGATCTCGGTTGTTGGTGTGGGGATGCGCAGCCATGCGGGCGTCGCCAGCACGATGTTCTCCACCCTGGGTGCGCGCGGGATCAATATCCTCGCCATCTCGACGAGCGAGATCAAGGTGAGCGTGCTGATCCACGAGGACGAGACCGAACTGGCGGTGCGCGTGCTGCATACGGCCTATGGGCTGGATGCGGAGGAGGCGGCCTGA